The following are from one region of the Nicotiana tabacum cultivar K326 chromosome 3, ASM71507v2, whole genome shotgun sequence genome:
- the LOC142178225 gene encoding uncharacterized protein LOC142178225: MYCDKLVGGGRDEKIRMKLFMRSLKGDPLSWYISQDAKKWTSWVNMASDFMDRFRFNTENTPDVLYIQNLKKKPTETFREYATHWRTEATKVRSALEEEQMNRFFVRAQDPQYYERLMLIEGQKFSDIIKLGERIEEGIKNGMVTNLEALQATNKALQSGGTSKKKDVNSMMAAQRNNSPMKQYTTIAEPIDQLYEKLKAVGYVAPIPVVTPENSSQWINPNKTCAYHSGMKGHTIDECRSLKDKIQNLIDNKIIIAKEPAPNVRNNPLPDHKGGGIHMIEIEDDWEPKGSIGLITEGDEPQKPEVTLNPIIVPIQPSKEDVINVSVLLEFEAPPAKLKAIPWDYTAEARRKGKTHTGEAVAAQGMTRTGRVYTPEYLAESSKQASGRPVETGPDDLWRKIQAKEYSVVEQLNKIPAPISIVALLQSFEAHKNALMKILSEVYVPSNITGGEMENMVGQVLESHKITFHKDELPLEGFGHNKALHITVQCEDHFITKILVDGGSSLNICPLITLRTLGKGLHEVKDGAISVKAFDGSQRSAIGEISLCL, from the exons atgtattgtgataagctggtagGAGGCGGAAGGGACGAGaagatccgcatgaagctgttcatgaggagtctgaaaggtgACCCATTATCTTGGTATATTAGCCAGGATGCGAAGAAATGGACAAGTTGGGTGAATATGGCgtctgatttcatggaccggttcaggttcaatactgAGAACACACCAGATGTGTTGTATATccaaaatctgaagaagaaaccCACAGAGacctttcgcgagtatgctactcattggaggacAGAAGCCACTAAGGTCAGGTCGGCCTTGGAAGAAGAGCAGATGAATaggttctttgtccgggctcaggacccgcaatacTACGAGAGGCTGATGTTGATAGAGGGTCAaaagttctccgacatcatcaagttgggagaaaggatcgaagaaggtATCAAGAACGGTATGGTCACTAATCTCGAAGcgttgcaggccaccaacaaggctttacagtctggtggcacgtcaaAGAAAAAGGACGTGAATTCCATGATGGCTGCACAAAGAAACAATTCCCCTATGAA acaatataccaccatagctgagccaattgaccaatTATATGAAAAACTCAAAGCAGTCGGTTACGTTGCCCCTATTCCAGTCGTAACTCCAGAAAATTCTTCCCAATGGATCAACCCAAACAagacttgtgcataccattccgggatGAAGGGCCATACCATCGATGAGTGTcgctcgttgaaagacaagattcaaaacctgattgacaacaagatcattatAGCAAAGGAGCCCGCTCCTAATGtacgcaacaaccctctgcctgaccacAAGGGCGGGGGCATCCATATGATTGAGATAGAAGACGATTGGGAACCCAAAGGGTCAATCGGGTTGATAACTGAAGGTGATGAACCTCAGAAGCCGGAGGTTACCCTCAATCCCATTATTGTTCCGATTCAGCCTTCTAAGGAGGATGTGATAAATGTGTCTGTGCTACTCGAGTTTGAAGCACCGCCTGCAAAG TTGAaagccataccttgggattacacagctgagGCTAGAAGGAAAGGGAAGACACATACTGGAGAAGCGGTCGCTGCACAGGGCATGACTAGAACAGGCAGGGTATACACCCCAGAATATTTAGCCGAGTCCAGCAAGCAAGCCTCTGGACGTCCTGTCGAAACTGGGCccgatgacctttggagaaagatacaggccaaggagtaCTCAGTCGTTGAACAACTGAACAAAATACCGGCACCGATTTCTATTGTGGCTCTTCTGCAAAGCTTTGAGGCACATAAAAATGCCTTAATGAAAATATTGAGTGAAGTTTATGTTCCCAGCAACATAACAGGAGGCGAAATGGAAAACATGGTGGGGCaggtactggaaagccacaagatcaccttccacaAGGACGAATTACCACTAGAAGGGTTTggtcacaacaaagcattgcacatcactgtgcaatgcgaggatcACTTTATCACCAAGATTTTAGTCGACGGGGGATCCAGCCTTAACATTTGTCCATTGATAACTCTCAGGACATTGGGTAAGGGATTGCACGAGGTCAAAGATGGGGCTATCAGTGTCAAAGCTTTTGATGGATCTCAGAGGTCCGCCATTGGAGAAATTAGCCTATGCCTATAG